A single region of the Brachypodium distachyon strain Bd21 chromosome 3, Brachypodium_distachyon_v3.0, whole genome shotgun sequence genome encodes:
- the LOC100823280 gene encoding premnaspirodiene oxygenase: MDNLTPYYYLLVALIPLLYLVRNRISRGSRDRGLRLPPGPWELPLIGSVHHIFSAFPHQALRDLSRRHGPLMLLKLGKAPIIIVSSADAAKEIMKTHDTTFCTRPRSSAVKVFTKYVKGMTFSPYGEGCRQLRKICIMELLSPKRIQSFRHIREHETLRLVESVSAAASSSSEPHMNLSKMISRYVTDATVHAIMGYRFKDQDTLVHYIDEVLRLMTGFTLPDLFPSSRLAHALSSTLRAADAHRDTVYVFLDRVVNEHLQRRRSEEEVGHHDLIDVLLRIKDEGNLQFPLTMDTIKAVVFELMAGGSETPTSTIHWAMAQLIRNPSSMSRAQAEVRRVFMAQMKVTEEGLGELSYLKCIIKETMRLHTPGPLLMPRQCQKQCKILGYDIPKGATVLVNAWAIARDPEYWQNPEEFVPERFEGNNARDWKGNNFEYTPFGAGRRMCPGMYFGLANIELALASLLFYFDWTLPDGILPSDLDMRETMGITIRKKEDLRLRATPHIQLPC; encoded by the exons ATGGATAACCTCACACCCTACTACTATTTGTTAGTAGCTCTTATTCCGCTTCTATACTTGGTTAGAAATAGAATCAGTAGAGGTTCTCGTGACCGCGGTCTGCGGCTTCCTCCCGGCCCATGGGAGCTTCCTCTCATTGGCAGCGTACACCACATTTTCAGTGCTTTCCCACACCAAGCCTTACGTGATCTCTCACGCCGTCATGGCCCTCTCATGCTCCTCAAGCTCGGCAAGGCTCCTATTATCATCGTCTCCAGTGCCGATGCTGCCAAGGAGATCATGAAGACCCACGACACTACCTTCTGCACAAGGCCACGGAGCTCGGCTGTCAAGGTCTTCACCAAGTATGTCAAGGGGATGACATTTTCCCCGTACGGCGAGGGATGTCGCCAGCTTCGCAAGATCTGTATCATGGAGCTGCTTAGCCCTAAGCGCATTCAATCTTTTCGGCACATCCGGGAACACGAGACCTTGCGGCTCGTGGAATCAGTGTCAGCGGCTGCATCTTCATCCTCAGAGCCGCATATGAATCTGAGTAAGATGATTAGCCGCTACGTGACGGACGCAACGGTGCATGCCATTATGGGTTACCGGTTCAAGGACCAAGACACCTTGGTCCATTACATTGATGAGGTTTTGCGTTTGATGACCGGATTCACCTTACCTGACTTGTTCCCGTCCTCGAGGCTAGCACACGCCCTAAGCAGCACACTGCGTGCTGCTGACGCCCACCGGGACACCGTGTATGTGTTCCTGGATCGGGTAGTAAATGAGCATCTCCAAAGGAGGAGGTCGGAGGAGGAAGTTGGTCACCATGACCTGATTGATGTCCTCCTGCGGATCAAAGACGAAGGCAACCTTCAGTTCCCACTAACCATGGATACAATCAAAGCAGTGGTTTTT GAACTTATGGCAGGCGGGAGCGAGACACCAACATCAACGATACATTGGGCCATGGCACAGCTGATACGGAACCCGAGCTCCATGTCCAGGGCACAAGCTGAGGTCAGGCGAGTCTTTATGGCGCAAATGAAGGTAACTGAGGAGGGTCTAGGCGAGCTGTCCTACCTCAAGTGTATCATCAAGGAGACCATGCGACTGCATACTCCCGGGCCATTGTTAATGCCAAGGCAATGCCAGAAACAGTGCAAGATTCTTGGCTATGACATTCCCAAGGGGGCTACGGTCCTCGTGAATGCTTGGGCTATCGCTAGAGACCCGGAATACTGGCAAAACCCGGAAGAATTCGTGCCAGAGCGATTCGAAGGTAATAATGCGAGAGATTGGAAAGGTAACAACTTTGAGTATACACCATTTGGGGCCGGGCGACGGATGTGCCCCGGGATGTATTTTGGGCTCGCCAATATTGAGCTAGCTCTCGCAAGCCTTCTGTTCTATTTCGACTGGACTCTCCCGGATGGCATTCTTCCTAGTGACTTAGACATGAGAGAAACCATGGGGATCACCATTAGGAAGAAGGAGGATCTGCGGTTGCGTGCAACTCCCCACATACAGCTGCCCTGCTAG